A part of Streptomyces sp. NBC_00557 genomic DNA contains:
- a CDS encoding AMP-binding protein, which produces MKLSDAALWEGDDEAAVAARDANATARPFPHDRTVGDLFTEQATATPDAVAVVDGATRRTYAELAADVDRLAGFLADHGVGPGVHVAVLLRRSYRLVVALLAVLKAGGAYVPLNPELPDARLHALVQDTTPRVLISERSLTASFNNVFWNSPATISGLCLDSLDVLAELEPAGPRMSLELWNYVADNSDDPVSANGWRSPYTGDRISDATLDRYVRATADNISAYLSADATLLEIGCGTGTTLKELAPRVGRYVGIDPSAGVLRWAHRARRELGLDNVSLHELGALNLDELPTDSAGPFDVVVFNSVVQSFGGLNYLRTVLGEAIGRVGDRGAVYLGHVWDAARREEFLATVAARHRPEHGGRPLSAADALFIPAAFFEDLPRHFPELARVEVTPMAFHDEELTTYAYDVLLHVDQTAPRTAAPTSSKRQYDRRALDSRPATPAGDRHHPDATAYVIQTSGSTGVPKSVEVGMRSLVNLLWWYRQACAMGPDSRVLQVITCGFDASVKNYLAPLISGARVVLAPDAAYDPRILLDLIAREEITVLNPGVPSAVYPLLDLAAADGFRALHSLRHLALGGETPDLIRLRPWLESGACRAALLNIYGPTEATDIACATLIDPSSAGGGPSPVPIGRPIPNVRAYVLDSRLTEQPAGVVGELCLAGAGLAKGYLGDPALTAEKFTTASPSLPGERLYRTGDLARRLPNGDLVVVGRADTQVKLLGQRIELGEVEQRLRALPGVREAAAVVRPVPGTDELRLCGYVIPEPGEQPDTLSLRAALGRFLPAAAVPADVVVMDGWPRTPNGKIDRNALPAPEQVRRAAARPPRTDTERALLPLWREVLADDTVSLDENFFVAGGHSLGAALLAIRVREVLRRDVSIIDVYRAQTAAALARLIDQRPAADSPLKLLADGNGAAVYCFPPISGYAWTVAGFAQHLGFRTYGFDFPATADPAATAADLITATCARGPRFLVGYSAGGVLAAATALALQDRGEAVDGVVLLDSAPPSDRTPATDEDVAQMVKEVLGDPRLAAHVHQTGKDRVADTVARYARWYAEAPLRGTLRCDLLLLTAGDGDPAWINGWRPLCAGEVGVQPASGGHLDLLSGTHAVANADPVRTWLAQRSSTTEEVRMIGPGIPDLAS; this is translated from the coding sequence GTGAAACTGTCCGACGCCGCCCTGTGGGAGGGCGACGACGAGGCCGCCGTCGCCGCCCGCGACGCGAACGCCACCGCCCGCCCCTTCCCCCACGACCGCACGGTCGGCGACCTGTTCACCGAGCAGGCCACTGCCACCCCCGACGCGGTGGCCGTCGTCGACGGCGCCACCCGCCGCACCTACGCCGAACTGGCCGCCGACGTCGACCGCCTCGCCGGATTCCTCGCCGATCACGGCGTCGGCCCCGGCGTCCACGTCGCCGTCCTGCTGCGCCGCTCCTACCGGCTGGTCGTCGCCCTGCTCGCCGTGCTCAAGGCCGGCGGCGCCTACGTCCCGCTCAATCCCGAACTGCCCGACGCCCGGCTGCACGCCCTCGTCCAGGACACCACGCCCCGCGTGCTGATTTCCGAACGCTCCCTGACCGCGTCCTTCAACAACGTGTTCTGGAACAGCCCCGCCACCATCAGCGGCCTGTGCCTCGACTCCCTGGACGTCCTGGCCGAACTGGAGCCCGCCGGCCCGCGGATGAGCCTGGAGCTGTGGAACTATGTCGCCGACAACTCCGACGACCCCGTCTCCGCCAACGGCTGGCGCAGCCCCTACACCGGCGACCGCATCAGCGACGCGACCCTCGACCGGTATGTGCGCGCCACCGCCGACAACATCTCCGCCTACCTGTCCGCGGACGCCACCCTGCTGGAGATCGGCTGCGGCACCGGCACCACGCTCAAGGAACTCGCCCCCCGCGTGGGCCGGTACGTCGGCATCGACCCCTCGGCCGGCGTGCTGCGCTGGGCCCACCGCGCCCGGCGGGAGCTCGGCTTGGACAACGTCTCCCTGCATGAGCTGGGCGCCCTCAACCTCGACGAACTGCCCACCGACTCCGCCGGCCCCTTCGACGTCGTCGTCTTCAACAGCGTCGTACAGAGCTTCGGCGGCCTGAACTACCTGCGCACCGTGCTCGGCGAGGCCATCGGCCGGGTCGGCGACCGCGGTGCCGTCTATCTCGGGCATGTCTGGGACGCCGCACGCCGCGAGGAATTCCTCGCCACCGTGGCCGCCCGGCACCGGCCCGAGCACGGCGGCCGCCCGCTGTCCGCCGCCGACGCCCTGTTCATCCCGGCCGCCTTCTTCGAGGACCTGCCCCGGCACTTCCCCGAACTCGCCCGCGTCGAGGTCACGCCGATGGCCTTCCACGACGAGGAACTGACCACCTACGCCTACGACGTCCTGCTGCACGTCGACCAAACGGCACCACGCACCGCCGCCCCCACCTCAAGCAAACGCCAGTACGACCGGCGTGCCCTCGACAGCCGGCCCGCCACCCCGGCCGGCGACCGGCACCACCCCGACGCCACCGCGTACGTCATCCAGACCTCCGGCTCCACCGGCGTCCCCAAGAGCGTCGAGGTCGGCATGCGCTCCCTGGTCAACCTGCTGTGGTGGTACCGGCAGGCCTGCGCCATGGGCCCCGACTCGCGCGTGCTCCAGGTCATCACCTGCGGCTTCGACGCCTCCGTGAAGAACTACCTGGCGCCCCTGATCTCCGGCGCCCGCGTCGTCCTCGCCCCCGACGCCGCCTACGACCCCCGGATCCTGCTGGACCTCATCGCCCGCGAGGAGATCACCGTCCTCAACCCCGGTGTCCCCTCCGCGGTCTATCCGCTGCTCGACCTCGCCGCCGCCGACGGCTTCCGCGCCCTGCACTCGCTGCGCCACCTCGCACTCGGCGGCGAGACCCCCGACCTGATCCGGTTGCGGCCCTGGCTGGAGTCGGGTGCCTGCCGGGCCGCCCTGCTCAACATCTACGGACCCACCGAGGCCACCGACATCGCCTGCGCCACCCTCATCGATCCGTCGTCGGCCGGCGGCGGCCCCTCACCGGTGCCCATCGGCCGGCCCATCCCCAACGTCCGCGCCTACGTCCTCGACAGCCGGCTGACCGAACAACCGGCCGGTGTCGTCGGCGAACTGTGCCTGGCCGGCGCCGGACTGGCCAAGGGCTACCTCGGCGATCCCGCCCTGACCGCGGAGAAGTTCACCACCGCCTCCCCCTCCCTGCCCGGCGAACGCCTCTACCGCACCGGAGACCTGGCCCGCCGCCTGCCCAACGGCGACCTCGTCGTCGTCGGCCGGGCCGACACCCAGGTGAAGCTCCTGGGCCAGCGCATCGAACTCGGCGAGGTCGAGCAGCGCCTGCGCGCGCTGCCCGGCGTGCGCGAGGCCGCCGCCGTCGTCCGCCCCGTACCCGGCACCGACGAGCTGCGGCTGTGCGGCTATGTCATCCCCGAGCCCGGCGAGCAGCCCGACACCCTCAGCCTGCGTGCCGCCCTCGGCAGGTTCCTGCCCGCCGCGGCCGTGCCCGCCGACGTCGTCGTCATGGACGGCTGGCCCCGCACCCCCAACGGCAAGATCGACCGCAACGCCCTGCCCGCACCCGAACAGGTCCGCAGGGCAGCCGCCCGCCCACCGCGCACCGACACCGAGCGCGCGCTGCTGCCGCTGTGGCGCGAGGTGCTGGCCGACGACACCGTCTCCCTCGACGAGAACTTCTTCGTCGCGGGCGGCCACAGCCTCGGTGCCGCGCTGCTGGCCATCCGCGTCCGCGAGGTCCTGCGCCGCGACGTGTCCATCATCGACGTCTACCGCGCCCAGACGGCAGCCGCCCTGGCCCGGCTCATCGACCAGCGGCCCGCGGCCGACAGCCCGCTGAAGCTGCTGGCGGACGGCAACGGCGCGGCCGTCTACTGCTTCCCGCCCATCTCGGGCTACGCCTGGACGGTGGCCGGCTTCGCCCAGCACCTCGGCTTTCGCACCTACGGCTTCGACTTCCCCGCCACGGCCGACCCGGCCGCCACCGCCGCCGACCTGATCACCGCCACCTGCGCCCGCGGTCCCCGCTTCCTCGTCGGCTACTCCGCGGGGGGCGTCCTGGCCGCCGCCACCGCCCTGGCCCTGCAGGACCGCGGCGAAGCCGTCGACGGCGTGGTCCTGCTCGACTCGGCGCCCCCGTCGGATCGCACCCCGGCCACCGACGAGGACGTGGCGCAGATGGTCAAGGAAGTCCTCGGGGACCCGCGGCTGGCGGCGCACGTCCACCAGACCGGCAAGGACCGCGTCGCCGACACCGTCGCCCGCTACGCGCGCTGGTACGCCGAGGCGCCCCTGCGCGGCACGCTCCGCTGCGACCTGCTGTTGCTGACCGCCGGCGACGGCGATCCCGCCTGGATCAACGGGTGGCGTCCGCTGTGCGCCGGAGAGGTGGGCGTCCAGCCCGCCAGCGGCGGTCACCTGGACCTCCTGTCCGGCACCCACGCGGTCGCCAACGCCGATCCCGTCCGCACCTGGCTCGCGCAGCGCAGCAGCACCACGGAGGAGGTCCGCATGATCGGCCCCGGCATCCCCGACCTCGCCTCCTAG